A stretch of Oryza brachyantha chromosome 4, ObraRS2, whole genome shotgun sequence DNA encodes these proteins:
- the LOC121054138 gene encoding kelch repeat-containing protein 3-like translates to MEDSETTGGQSVHGVSNHLTKSLTLNKVGSGNNSDILSDSTTQEILPEAVKPSGRINACMAVGKDTLYLYGGMMELKDREITLDDMYSLNLSKLDEWKCIIPASESEWLEISEDEDDEDEGDDDDDDDNDSGGDADQTDEDDEESDEDAEKNVDMSNAVSIIKGERKNLRRKEKRARIDQIRVMLGLSDSQRTPMPGESLRDFYKRTDRYWQMAAYEHTQHTGKELRKDGFDLAETRYKELKPILDELAVLEAEQKAEEEASASTSSKKDTKKIKPKSGMR, encoded by the exons ATGGAGGACTCAGAAACTACTGGTGGACAGTCTGTGCATGGAGTTTCCAATCACTTGACCAAGAGTCTAACCTTAAATAAAGTTGGCTCAGGCAATAACTCTGACATTCTCTCTGATTCAACAACACAAGAAATACTGCCAGAG GCAGTGAAACCCAGTGGTCGgatcaatgcatgcatggctgtaGGGAAAGATACACTCTATTTATATGGAGGAATGATGGAATTGAAAGATAGAGAAATTACTCTTGATGATATGTATTCACTTAATCTTAGCAAACTAGATGAGTGGAAGTGTATCATACCG GCATCTGAATCTGAATGGCTAGAAATTTCTGAGGATGAggatgatgaagatgaaggtgatgatgatgatgatgatgacaatGATAGTGGGGGTGACGCTGATCAGacagatgaagatgatgaagag TCTGATGAAGATGCCGAGAAGAATGTCGATATGTCCAACGCTGTATCTATAATAAAGGGAGAACGTAAGAACCTGCGAAGAAAAGAGAAGCGTGCTCGGATAGATCAAATCCGGGTTATGCTTGGTCTTTCTGATTCTCAAAGGACTCCAATG CCAGGAGAGTCACTAAGAGATTTCTACAAGAGAACAGATAGGTACTGGCAAATGGCTGCATACGAACACACCCAACACACTGGAAAG GAGCTTCGCAAAGATGGTTTTGATCTTGCCGAAACTCGATACAAGGAACTGAAACCCATACTCGACGAG CTTGCTGTGCTCGAGGCTGAACAGAAGGCTGAGGAAGAGGCTAGTGCTTCGACTAGTTCCAAGAAGGACACAAAGAAAATCAAGCCGAAGAGTGGCATGAGATAA
- the LOC102711972 gene encoding very-long-chain 3-oxoacyl-CoA reductase 1-like, whose translation MDVLSTQPAWALALAGVGLLVAAAASARLARWLYAAFLRPGKPLRRRYGAWAVVTGATDGIGRAMAFRFASVGMGVVLVGRSPDKLAAVSGEIRERHPRVEVRTFVLDFAAEGLAAKVEALRDSIRGLDVGVLVNSAGMSYPYARYFHEVDEELMRNLIRLNVEALTRVTHAVLPGMVERKRGAIVNIGSGASSILPSYPLYSIYAATKAYVDQFSRCLYVEYKNKGIDVQCQVPLYAATKMASIKKASFFAPSPETYARAAVRYIGYEPRCTPYWPHAVLWFLISAFPEPIVDRFLLNMSVGIRKKGQAKDARKKTL comes from the exons ATGGACGTGCTGTCGACGCAGCCGGCGTGGGCGCTGGCGCTGGCCGGGGTGGGCCTcctcgtggcggcggccgcctcggcGCGCCTGGCGAGGTGGCTCTACGCGGCGTTCCTCCGCCCGGGGAAGCCCCTGCGGCGGCGGTACGGGGCGTGGGCGGTCGTGACGGGGGCCACCGACGGCATCGGGCGCGCCATGGCGTTCCGCTTCGCCTCCGTCGGGATGGGCGTCGTGCTCGTCGGCCGCAGCCCCGAcaagctcgccgccgtgtcCGGGGAGATCAGGGAGAGGCACCCCAGGGTCGAGGTCCGCACCTTCGTCCTCGACTTCGCCGCCGAGGGGCTCGCCGCCAAGGTGGAGGCGCTCAGGGACTCCATCCGGGGGCTCGACGTCGGGGTGCTCGTCAACAGCGCCGGCATGTCCTATCCGTACGCGCGCTACTTCCACGAGGTGGACGAGGAACTGATGCGGAACCTCATCCGCCTCAACGTCGAGGCACTCACGCGTGTCACCCACGCCGTTCTCCCTGGCATGGTGGAGCGCAAGCGCGGCGCCATCGTCAACATCGGCTCCGGCGCCTCCTCCATCCTTCCGTCCTACCCGCTCTACAGCATCTACGCCGCCACCAAGGC GTATGTTGATCAATTCTCGAGGTGCCTCTATGTTGAGTACAAGAACAAGGGCATCGATGTGCAGTGCCAG GTACCCCTGTACGCGGCGACGAAGATGGCGTCCATCAAGAAGGCGTCCTtcttcgcgccgtcgccggagacgtacgcccgcgccgccgtgcgctACATCGGGTACGAGCCGAGGTGCACGCCCTACTGGCCGCACGCGGTGCTGTGGTTCCTCATCTCCGCGTTCCCGGAGCCCATCGTCGACAGGTTCCTCCTCAACATGTCCGTCGGCATCCGCAAGAAGGGCCAGGCCAAGGACGCCAGGAAGAAGACGCTGTGA
- the LOC102704049 gene encoding uncharacterized protein LOC102704049, giving the protein MAASPPHVRSDCGEAPVSLFIDTDLGTRFALLVAADSTVRDLKSMVAAEHAVTFPDIGTVAVKSFQVRRKGALYHLSDLMTIRSAFAKIKTGCFLHVNMTVAVTDTLCTSSMEDGKRSNEGFPGVEVDFDKDVHKIPASISKNANGLPGLEDSSIAGMEKKRKRRQPEVSREVVSTQEMTKPSTGAMEVPGTIGQVLLHKSNQELQGDDPCKVELTSRNNSGGQGTKHIQLMSDAQETTDQGIGDPVHNEYKDLTTGDMVYSSEVVAGAEKSTQGRCDEGVVETSKMQKANTSKSILENIQSAGLISQRKKRRKAKNPVDMVSLDIADQCGTKHVQLMSDAQATPDVVADQEIDDLVHKKYKDPNIGDMVNSSVIVASAEKSTKGRHDEGVVETSKMEKVITSKSIEKKRKKGKKVSSVGVESLDIAGEKDQYGTKHVQLVSDAQVTTDPVADQGIDDLVHKEYKDPAMGDMVSSSEAFAGAGECTKPRRDESGVETSTFEKPSTSKIILEKTQSAGHTSQQKKHKKAKKVSSIDIGSLEVAGEKDECSRYGENLVKSGKFATQGKIVNDPLDQQILSNVQSEDPNIIENPCGDGRQKKKKKKTKHQSESSKGADLTHDVTKSSGLITNEISIHASPLDPKQIMPATTGQGTVSHKKKSDVSLDVAAAKAIDEVLADLRSTDNITEDLDEHQLTGQEHQVSNVLGVHGNTLGKGGLSAVLPPKYPAVIQSDASASSPSHNKDKGNQLKVLPTVHESSHFSGVPEESANAELRKSVSLRPSDNTSDYNNISTENVVLQDDDKNKTTKRLRKKISLKHVPTDNGKTIQSLDEQVNQVATENLNRENASKADLVRGGSVTDGPAFTVEKIQKKSKSSKIHTPKVQQGNHSTHFEDSKSTKDSQGKCISYIGESETHNKETAEGTPTQSPAVQEDATALRASTPNTRKGRKKSSKTELQSQSSALEHGSDVDLMNFKAECVTVSPEKSVVAVEPNGKINFLDHFSPSGADDPYVSAESKENNKEETVREVEDESNKRKPDMQSQIVGSAKLNDLLESHLHIEKTKPTNYFPGDVGVPSDSTENMDITNGNGKKGKEKKRKRKSDLLKSVPQKVDPNSDHKDINSGVHDLPFSVAQEGGMEHDSKENNNDVIWNSSILTRDPKDTTFDSSLVKKLNQSNVGSDNQGHECMDKEQRKYRSQTKPHTESKNADGLINGRADPNSKSIKNLVKSFSMSPPASSDSTQGTPSTGRFRLAVRKVPRKRYEQTNGKSKKYKGTATIFNAASSDGSDDELRTVSAKAAIETSDDSSTSADSGISSAAHDESGEPDDDGNASLSQKSLKGKLDIGSILRGSSSYKAAKQKQAEQLDDTEVPDSQPVDIF; this is encoded by the exons atggccgcctcgccgccgcatgTGCGCTCCGACTGCGGGGAGGCCCCCGTTTCCCTTTTCATCGACACCGACCTCGGCACCCGCTTCGCcctgctcgtcgccgccgactccaCCGTGCGCGACCTCAAGT CGATGGTGGCCGCGGAGCACGCCGTCACCTTCCCCGACATCGGCACCGTCGCCGTGAAGTCCTTCCAG GTGCGACGGAAGGGTGCACTGTATCACCTCTCTGATTTGATGACAATAAGGAGTGCCTTCGCCAAAATCAAGACTGGATGCTTTCTTCATGTTAATATGACAGTGGCAGTGACAGACACTCTCTGCACTTCTTCAATGGAAGATGGAAAAAGATCCAATGAAGGTTTTCCTGGagttgaagttgattttgacaAGGATGTTCATAAGATACCTGCGTCAATATCAAAAAATGCAAATGGTCTGCCTGGGCTGGAAGATTCTAGCATTGCTggaatggaaaagaaaaggaaaaggcgTCAACCAGAGGTTAGTAGGGAAGTTGTTTCTACTCAAGAAATGACAAAGCCATCAACTGGAGCAATGGAGGTACCAGGAACCATTGGTCAAGTCCTACTTCATAAAAGCAACCAAGAGCTGCAAG GTGATGATCCATGTAAAGTTGAATTGACTAGCAGAAACAATAGTGGAGGCCAGGGGACTAAACATATTCAGTTGATGAGTGATGCGCAGGAAACTACTGATCAAGGGATTGGTGATCCTGTTCATAACGAATATAAAGATCTGACCACTGGAGATATGGTTTATTCTTCTGAAGTTGTAGCTGGTGCAGAAAAATCTACACAAGGGAGATGTGATGAAGGTGTTGTTGAAACAAGTAAAATGCAGAAAGCCAACACAAGCAAAAGTATCTTGGAGAACATACAGTCAGCTGGCCTTATTTCTCAACGCAAGAAGCGGAGGAAAGCAAAGAACCCTGTTGACATGGTTTCTCTGGATATTGCTGATCAGTGTGGGACTAAACATGTTCAGCTGATGAGTGATGCTCAGGCAACTCCTGATGTTGTTGCTGATCAAGAGATTGATGATCTTGTACACAAGAAATATAAAGATCCAAACATTGGAGATATGGTCAATTCTTCAGTAATTGTAGCCAGTGCAGAAAAATCTACAAAAGGAAGACATGATGAAGGTGTTGTTGAAACAAGTAAAATGGAGAAAGTCATCACAAGCAAAAGCATAGAGAAGAAGCGgaagaaaggaaagaaggtTAGTTCTGTTGGCGTGGAGTCTCTGGATATTGCTGGAGAAAAAGATCAGTATGGTACTAAACATGTTCAGTTGGTCAGTGATGCCCAAGTAACTACTGATCCGGTTGCTGATCAAGGGATTGATGATCTTGTACATAAGGAATATAAAGATCCAGCCATGGGAGATATGGTTAGTTCTTCTGAAGCGTTTGCTGGTGCAGGAGAATGTACAAAACCAAGACGTGATGAAAGTGGTGTTGAAACAAGTACGTTCGAGAAACCCAGCACAAGCAAAATCATCTTGGAGAAGACGCAGTCAGCAGGCCATACTTCTCAacagaagaagcacaagaaaGCAAAGAAGGTTAGTTCTATTGACATAGGGTCCCTGGAGGTTGCTGGAGAAAAAGATGAGTGTAGCCGGTATGGAGAGAATTTAGTCAAATCAGGTAAGTTTGCTACTCAAGGCAAGATTGTCAATGACCCTCTTGATCAACAGATCTTAAGCAATGTGCAATCAGAGGATCCTAATATAATAGAAAATCCATGTGGTGATGGGAggcaaaagaagaagaagaagaagacaaaaCATCAGTCAGAGTCTTCAAAGGGTGCTGATCTTACTCATGATGTGACAAAATCATCTGGATTAATTACAAATGAAATCTCAATACATGCTTCTCCCTTAGATCCAAAGCAAATAATGCCAGCCACAACAGGACAAGGAACAGTTAGTCACAAAAAGAAGTCTGATGTAAGCCTGGATGTAGCAGCAGCAAAAGCGATTGATGAGGTACTGGCAGATTTAAGATCCACTGATAACATAACTGAGGATTTGGATGAACATCAGTTAACAGGACAAGAACACCAAGTCAGCAATGTACTAGGAGTGCATGGAAACACTCTGGGTAAAGGTGGACTTAGTGCAGTGTTACCTCCGAAATATCCAGCGGTGATTCAGTCTGATGCTTCTGCCAGCTCACCTAGTCATAATAAGGACAAAGGAAACCAATTGAAAGTACTGCCAACAGTACATGAATCATCTCATTTTTCAGGTGTACCTGAAGAAAGTGCAAATGCAGAACTAAGAAAATCTGTTTCTTTGAGGCCTTCTGACAACACAAGTGATTATAATAACATTTCAACTGAAAATGTTGTATTGCAAGAtgatgacaaaaataaaaccacTAAACGTCTGAGAAAGAAGATTTCCTTGAAGCACGTCCCTACAGATAATGGTAAAACTATTCAGTCTTTGGATGAGCAAGTTAACCAGGTTGCTACAGAGAATTTAAACAGAGAAAATGCTTCCAAAGCAGATTTGGTTAGAGGAGGTTCTGTAACTGATGGCCCTGCATTTACTGTTGAAAAAATACAGAAGAAAAGCAAGTCTTCCAAGATTCATACGCCTAAAGTCCAGCAGGGTAATCATTCTACACATTTCGAAGATAGCAAATCCACTAAGGACAGCCAGGGCAAATGCATAAGTTATATCGGTGAGAGTGAAACCCATAATAAGGAAACTGCAGAAGGAACTCCAACACAATCACCTGCAGTTCAGGAAGATGCCACAGCTCTCAGAGCTTCTACCCCTAATACTCGAAAGGGAAGAAAGAAATCTTCCAAGACTGAACTTCAGAGTCAGAGTTCTGCTTTGGAGCATGGTTCTGATGTAGATTTGATGAACTTCAAGGCTGAATGTGTTACAGTCAGTCCTGAAAAGTCTGTTGTTGCTGTTGAACCAAATGGAAAAATCAACTTCCTTGACCATTTTAGCCCCAGTGGTGCTGATGACCCATATGTTTCTGCAGAAAgcaaagaaaacaacaaagaGGAAACAGTAAGAGAAGTTGAGGATGAAagtaacaaaagaaaaccgGATATGCAGTCTCAGATCGTTGGTAGTGCTAAACTAAATGATCTGCTAGAGTCTCATcttcatatagaaaaaactaaaccaaCCAATTATTTTCCTGGTGATGTGGGTGTGCCATCTGATTCAACAGAAAATATGGACATAAcaaatggaaatgggaagaaaggCAAGGAGAAGAAGCGGAAGAGGAAATCGGATTTACTCAAGTCTGTTCCACAGAAGGTAGATCCAAACAGTGATCATAAAGACATCAACAGTGGTGTGCATGATTTGCCATTTTCTGTTGCACAGGAAGGAGGAATGGAGCATGACAGTAAAGAGAATAACAATGATGTAATTTGGAACAGTAGTATCCTGACACGGGACCCAAAAGATACCACATTTGATAGCAGTCTTGTAAAGAAGCTTAACCAAAGCAATGTTGGTTCTGATAATCAGGGTCATGAGTGTATGGACAAAGAACAAAGAAAGTACAGGTCTCAGACAAAGCCTCATACTGAGAGTAAAAATGCAGATGGATTAATCAATGGAAGGGCAGATCCAAATTCCAAGTCTATAAAAAATCTTGTTAAGAGCTTTTCCATGAGCCCACCAGCATCGAGTGACAGCACACAGGGCACACCGTCAACTGGTCGCTTTCGACTAGCAGTCCGGAAAGTTCCAAGAAAAAGGTATGAACAAACCAATGgcaaatccaaaaaatacaaAGGCACTGCTACAATTTTCAATGCGGCCAGCAGTGATGGCTCTGATGATGAATTGCGCACTGTGAGTGCAAAGGCTGCCATTGAAACTTCAGATGATTCATCCACATCCGCTGACTCAG GTATTTCATCTGCAGCTCATGATGAAAGTGGTGAACCTGATGACGATGGCAATGCATCACT GTCACAGAAATCTCTAAAAGGGAAGCTAGATATTGGCTCCATCCTCAGAGGCTCTTCTAGTTACAAGGCGGCTAAGCAGAAACAAGCAGAGCAATTGGATGACACCGAGGTGCCTGATAGCCAGCCAGTGGACATTTTTTGA